A single region of the Epinephelus fuscoguttatus linkage group LG14, E.fuscoguttatus.final_Chr_v1 genome encodes:
- the LOC125901315 gene encoding adhesion G-protein coupled receptor G6-like, translated as MQKITSLRMLPWVVKHRWMFVAILLCGMFVNNSRSHCPDTNNTCTHKNVLFVSTTRMTDNLFPSKAVYKNVNGTKLCFNILNTTQHADCCNTMEFDCQFNISEVGNKKYKLILNETFLSKQDIVVMTSPDQRYNCSPSQLYNTSLGFFVQVHKCLNKDVENFRLSQNDLCGNTSSYNDEACTGLAETDYCLEFFNKKMTCASCKAPGKAPPISLTLPSIEGNNGTSISPENAAKVMSNLSALLNDMGNYSAASITMGEIKGVIAKLPLENQTDFSFGIKTTGDMNILEGNTDAATGFSRSVVIPTEAIAMAVKKEGSFAAVLLFPGMHQDDPESHFFNDEVVGIEMGTEISHLSDTIDIHFKSVEKNGSIASCRSWDGKGKGNWITDGCETKVVSDSITCRCSHLTFFAILLSPAPGNISTSDLKSLTYITSVGCGLSMFFLAVALFMYCLIRKGKASQATKILMNLFVAMFNLNLSFLVNETIAKMGNFNACVAVAAVMHYTMLATFSWFFIQALHLYFNMWRVSTEVKHYIIKMCVAGWVTPAVVVIALLATRQYDYIVINSDDGNSAKMCWIPDAVIHQGVNIGYYGLVFIFTFGVFILTVRQIMLLKPKAGKAQDYNSIKTNSFSIFGLFLLLGITWAFAFFSYGPLRIPSYYIFTILNSFQGFFLFIYYYNSSKFGPVDRPLTVTTNSTATTKTVVSPLQ; from the exons ATGCAGAAAATCACCTCGCTCAG GATGCTACCATGGGTTGTGAAGCATCGCTGGATGTTTGTAGCAATCCTGCTCTGTGGGATGTTCGTCAACAACAGCAGATCTCATTGCCCAG acacaaataacacctgcacacacaaaaatgtgctGTTTGTCAGTACCACACGGATGACAGACAATCTTTTTCCATCAA AGGCTGTCTATAAAAATGTCAATGGGACTAAACTCTGCTTCAATatcctgaacacaacacagcatgCAG ACTGTTGTAACACAATGGAGTTCGACTGCCAATTTAACATAAGTGAAGTCGGAAATAAGAAATACAAACTGATTCTGAATGAAACATTTCTTTCCAAGCAAGATATTGTAGTGATGACTTCCCCAGATCAGAGATACAACTGTTCTCCATCGCAGCTCTACAACACATCCTTAG GTTTCTTTGTCCAAGTTCACAAATGCTTGAATAAAG ATGTCGAGAATTTTAGATTGAGCCAAAACGACCTCTGTGGAAACACCTCAAGCTATAATGATGAAGCTTGCACAG GTTTAGCAGAAACAGACTACTGTCTTGAATTCTTTAATAAAAAGATGACATGTGCGTCATGTAAAGCACCTGGAAAAGCACCTCCTATTTCTCTTACTTTGCCCTCAATTGAAGGCAATAATGGCACCTCCATCAGCCCAGAAAATGCAGC AAAGGTCATGAGTAATCTCTCCGCCCTGCTGAACGACATGGGCAATTACAGTGCAGCATCCATCACAATGGGCGAAATTAAAGGGGTGATCGCTAAACTCCCTCTTGAAAATCAAACCGACTTCAGCTTTGGCATTAAAACGACTGGTGATATGAAT ATTCTTGAGGGTAACACTGACGCGGCGACGGGCTTCTCTCGATCGGTGGTAATCCCTACAGAGGCCATCGCCATGGCAGTAAAAAAGGAAGGCTCATTTGCTGCAGTTCTACTTTTTCCAGGAATGCATCAG GATGACCCCGAAAGTCATTTTTTCAACGATGAGGTAGTGGGCATTGAAATGGGAACAGAAATATCACATCTCTCAGATACCATAGACATTCATTTCAAGAGTGTGGAGAAG AATGGATCAATTGCTTCTTGCAGGTCATGGGATGGAAAAG GAAAAGGAAACTGGATCACAGATGGCTGTGAGACAAAAGTGGTCAGCGACAGCATCACATGCCGGTGCTCTCACCTGACATTTTTCGCAATACTGTTG TCACCTGCACCTGGAAACATAAGCACTTCAGATTTGAAGTCTCTGACCTACATCACGTCAGTCGGCTGCGGCCTGTCGATGTTCTTCTTGGCAGTGGCTCTCTTCATGTATTGTCTTATCAG AAAAGGGAAAGCAAGCCAAGCAACTAAGATCCTGATGAACCTCTTTGTTGCCATGTTTAATCTGAACTTGTCCTTTCTGGTAAATGAGACCATTGCCAAGATGGGGAACTTCAACGCATGTGTGGCCGTGGCAGCAGTCATGCACTACACTATGCTGGCCACTTTCAGCTGGTTTTTCATCCAGGCTCTACACTTGTACTTTAATATGTGGAGGGTCTCTACTGAAGTCAAACACTACATTATAAAGATGTGCGTCGCAGGATGGG TCACTCCAGCTGTAGTGGTAATTGCTCTTCTCGCCACGAGACAATATGATTACATTGTCATTAACAGCGATGATGGGAATTCAGCAAAAAT GTGCTGGATTCCTGATGCTGTTATCCACCAGGGCGTCAACATTGGTTATTACGGTTTAGTGTTCATCTTCACCTTTGGCGTATTCATCTTGACTGTGCGCCAGATTATGCTCCTTAAACCCAAGGCAGGGAAAGCTCAAGACTACAACTCCATCAAGACCAActctttctccatttttggcCTGTTCCTCCTGCTTGGCATCACCTGGGCTTTTGCTTTCTTCA